TGAAAGAAGCGGTGGACGCTCTCCGGCAGGAAACGTTCGTCATCGTCACGGATAAGATTCCGGGAATGGACCGGCTGGCGAACCTGCACCTGTCCATCTCCGACCCCTCGGGCGACAATGCCATCTTCCAGTATGTGGGCGGCAAACTCAATATCCACCACAGCCCGGAATACAACGTGATGACCAATTCCCCCATCTTCGAAAAACAACTGGCATTGAACGAATACTGGCAGGAGATCGGCGGCACCACAATGCTGCCGGGCACCAACAGGGCGGCAGACCGCTTCGTGCGCGCTTCTTTCTACGCCCAGGCCATTCCAAAAACTGATGACACCCGGCAGGCGGTGGCCAGCGTTTTCAGCGTGATCCGCAATTGTTCGGTACCACTGGGCATTTCCACGCCGGATCAGCCCAATATTTCCTCTACCCGCTGGCGCTCCGTGTCTGACCAGAAAAATCTCGTGTATTATTTCGAGACGGCCCGTACACCCAATACTTTTTGGGTAGATCTGAAAAAAGTGAATTTCGCGCAGGGGCAGCCTGTACGCAAGTTGCCGCTGACGAAAGACGAAACCTATGCCGGCGATGCAGGAAAACATTTCGTGAAATCGGAACCCTTCAAGTTCCTCGGCATGTAGTCCGTTGGCGCTTGCCCCAGAAAACCTGTTAAAATCATGATCCGCATCGTGCTGCATGGAACCGTGGGCGCGCATATTATCCCGCTGGCCAAACCCGGCTGTGTTGGCGATATGTTCCTCATGCTGGGCGATACCACTTTTCATGCGGGGCACGCCGATCTATCGCGCATGGGCTGCGACGTCAGCCAATGGGTGAACCTCCGCTACGAAGTCAGGAACCGCACGGCGAAAGTGTTCGTCAACGGCCGCGATGCGTTCCGGCATACTAATGCCAAAACCGCGGGCGCACTGGTAGGCGTCAGCTATCGATTTGAGGGCGCGGGCGCGGTGGATTCGGTGGCGTTCTCCCGGCCCGATGGCTCCGTAGTTTTTGCGGAACCTTTTAGCGAAATTATTCCGGGTTCCGGCCGCTGACGGCCAGGAGGTATAGCTGCATGGATTTCCCCGTGCCGGCGATCCATTGGTTATAATCGTCCATAACGGTGAGGCGTTCGGCTTCGGTCACATAGCCGTCGTTCACCAGCTGAACGCCGCGGGAAGCGGCAACTTTGGTCCAAATGCCGGCGGTGGCTTTAAATTCCGCTGATCCGGCGAGGGATAATTCGTGGCAGGATTGGGTGGTGATATTTGTAAATCCGGCTTCGCGGAAGAGGTGCACGAGCCGGTCGGCGATGCCGTTATCGAAGCCGGCGTCTTTCCGCCATTGCAGGAAGGCGTCGTAGAACCGGCGCATGGAGGCGGGAGGGGCGGGGTCCCAGTTGATTTTTTCGTGGTTGTAATCGAGGATGGAAACGATGCCGCCGGGGTGGAGGAGCGCTTTCATGCAGCAGAGCGTTTGCAGGGGATCGGGCAGCCACTGCAGGACGCGGGCGGAAGTAATGAGATCGAATTGTTCGGTGGGTGCGAAGGCATGGATGTCCGCCACTTCGAAATGCAAACCCGCAATGCCCGCAAACTGCTGCTGCGCCTGCGCGATCAACGCTTCTCCGGTATCGATGCCGGTAACACTGCCGCCGGGCGTCACGCGTTCCGCGATCCCCGCGGTAATGGCGCCGGTTCCGCATCCCGCGTCGAGCACGCGCAGGCCGGGGCGCAGCAGCGGAAGCAGGTTGCTGTTATCGGTTTCGACGGTCCTGCGGTCGAGGACGGTGTTGGTGCCTTCGGGCATGCGTGCCCTGCTGGCGGCAACGGAAGTGCTCATGGGTTTGGGTTTGCGTCAAAATACATCGTTTTAACCGATTGTCCGTCGGTCTTTTTCCATGC
Above is a genomic segment from Chitinophaga pollutisoli containing:
- a CDS encoding methyltransferase domain-containing protein, translating into MSTSVAASRARMPEGTNTVLDRRTVETDNSNLLPLLRPGLRVLDAGCGTGAITAGIAERVTPGGSVTGIDTGEALIAQAQQQFAGIAGLHFEVADIHAFAPTEQFDLITSARVLQWLPDPLQTLCCMKALLHPGGIVSILDYNHEKINWDPAPPASMRRFYDAFLQWRKDAGFDNGIADRLVHLFREAGFTNITTQSCHELSLAGSAEFKATAGIWTKVAASRGVQLVNDGYVTEAERLTVMDDYNQWIAGTGKSMQLYLLAVSGRNPE
- a CDS encoding linear amide C-N hydrolase, translating into MRTLLLGGLLAVSTPAAESSACTRVVYKGLNGTLLTARSMDWKEDILTNLWMFPRGMQRTGEVGTNAVKWTAKYGSVIASGYDISTTDGMNEKGLVANLLFLAESEYPAFTAQKQGMSIAVWCQYVLDNFSTVKEAVDALRQETFVIVTDKIPGMDRLANLHLSISDPSGDNAIFQYVGGKLNIHHSPEYNVMTNSPIFEKQLALNEYWQEIGGTTMLPGTNRAADRFVRASFYAQAIPKTDDTRQAVASVFSVIRNCSVPLGISTPDQPNISSTRWRSVSDQKNLVYYFETARTPNTFWVDLKKVNFAQGQPVRKLPLTKDETYAGDAGKHFVKSEPFKFLGM